From a single Cotesia glomerata isolate CgM1 linkage group LG6, MPM_Cglom_v2.3, whole genome shotgun sequence genomic region:
- the LOC123267442 gene encoding BLOC-1-related complex subunit 7, translated as MASASSTSARSLFVESKMRLADKVQVNVNNIASLARQIQRGSKSTEILMQSAKNFAQQEHSLENAENNLEKLALITSHLECQLAAVDRSSAKLEDVTEQVRAMQR; from the exons ATGGCATCTGCATCGAGCACAAGTGCGCGTAGTCTTTTTGTTGAGTCGAAAATGCGATTGGCTGATAAAGTTCAAGTTAATGTCAATAATATTGCTTCTCTTGCACGTCAGATTCAACGCGGCTCCAAAAGCACTGAa atCTTGATGCAATCAGCGAAGAATTTTGCACAACAAGAGCATAGCCTAGAAAACGCAGAAAATAATCTAGAGAAACTAGCATTGATCACTTCCCACCTGGAGTGTCAGCTGGCAGCAGTCGACAGGAGTTCTGCTAAATTAGAAGACGTAACGGAGCAAGTTCGGGCAATGCAACGTTAA
- the LOC123267414 gene encoding kelch domain-containing protein 4, which yields MGKKNKSKQKISGSEKTAMKTEKKMNLKMKKELAAIGEDDIEKVVAQIEREEAARQKVVEAVVDQPSRRVNFTLTAHPFKDELVMLGGEFHDGRQTTVYGDMFFYSLNKKTWTVVKAPGAPPPRCGHQAVAISSNKGELWVFGGEFSSPSESQFYHYKDLWVFNFGEKKWKKVAVPNGPTSRSGHRMVYAKKQLFVFGGFHDNTRDFKYYNDFYIFDLTAYTWQKVEITGIVPPPRSGCIVLPTTDNKILIYGGYSKERVKKDVDKGQVHTDMYVLSPPKEESKDQKWKSAHVKQSGIKFSPRCSSSAVMVSPNVAYLFGGVYDDEDDEDDEELHGTFFNDLLALDIEKRQWKNVVVAPEKDKTKRRRKKDDMDVQDVDADDDEDEEDTEPEPAKVVIDDGVFTMTLGPAPVASTCSRGSEGPKAQTFTPAPRINPGLVVKNNVLYLYGGLYEDGDRQYTLNDFYSLDLHKLNEWQTIIANDVSSQVWLDSESSESDSDSDDSSDESMEVE from the exons ATgggtaagaaaaataaaagtaagcAAAAAATAAGCGGTAGTGAAAAAACTGCGATGAAaacggagaaaaaaatgaatttaaaaatgaaaaaggaGTTAGCGGCTATTGGAGAG GATGACATTGAAAAAGTAGTCGCGCAAATTGAGAGAGAAGAAGCAGCGAGACAAAAAGTCGTGGAAGCGGTTGTCGATCAACCGTCGAGGCGAGTTAATTTCACGTTGACGGCTCACCCTTTTAAAGATGAGCTGGTGATGCTGGGAGGAGAGTTTCACGATGGACGTCAAACAACTGTTTATGGAGACATGTTTTTTTAcagcttgaataaaaaaacctGGACTGTAGTAAAGGCGCCTGGAGCTCCACCTCCAAGATGTGGACATCAAGCAGTGGCTATTTCTAGTAACAAAGGTGAACTCTGGGTATTTGGTGGAGAATTTTCAAGTCCTTCAGAGTCTCAGTTTTACCACTACAAAGATTTATGGGTTTTTAACTTCGGTGAGAAGAAATGGAAGAAAGTTGCAGTGCCGAATGGACCTACTTCGAGAAGTGGACACCGAATGGTTTATGCGAAGAAACAGCTGTTTGTCTTTGGCGGTTTTCACGACAACACCCGTGACTTCAAGTATTAcaatgatttttatatatttgatttgACAGCTTACACCTGGCAGAAAGTTGAAATTACAGGAATTGTTCCTCCTCCAAGGTCTGGGTGCATTGTTTTGCCTACTAcggataataaaattttgatttacgGAGGTTACAGTAAGGAAAGAGTTAAAAAGGACGTGGACAAGGGTCAAGTTCACACAGATATGTATGTCCTGAGTCCTCCTAAAGAAGAAAGCAAAGATCAGAAGTGGAAATCCGCTCATGTTAAACAGTcaggaattaaattttctcctCGATGCAGCTCATCAGCTGTTATGGTCTCTCCGAATGTCGCTTATTTGTTTGGAGGAGTTTACGATGATGAGGATGACGAAGACGATGAAGAACTTCACGGGACATTTTTCAATGATCTGCTGGCTTTGGACATCGAGAAACGCCAGTGGAAAAACGTCGTAGTGGCGCCAGAGAAAGATAAAACTAAGCGAAGACGCAAAAAGGATGACATGGATGTTCAAGATGTTGATGCTGATGACGACGAAGATGAGGAAGATACCGAACCAGAACCAGCTAAAGTAGTTATCGATGACGGAGTGTTCACAATGACTCTTGGACCCGCTCCTGTCGCTTCAACATGTTCCAGAGGATCAGAAGGACCCAAAGCTCAAACATTTACTCCTGCTCCGAGAATAAATCCTGGGCTTGTTGTCAAAAACAACGTACTCTATTTGTACGGTGGGTTGTATGAAGACGGAGACAGACAGTACACTCTGAATGATTTCTACAGTTTAGATCTTCATAAATTGAATGAATGGCAGACTATTATTGCGAATGATGTCTCATCCCAAGTTTGGCTAGACTCAGAGAGCTCCGAGTCTGACAGTGATAGTGACGATAGTAGTGATGAAAGTATGGAAGttgagtaa
- the LOC123267399 gene encoding valine--tRNA ligase, mitochondrial-like, protein MNFNKLNDLKRCFILYRTYCNKLNEARIADFPNTYETKGREEYWNEIWLKNNYFNPKNDNYQIKMLLPPPNVTGVLHLGHALTITVEDILARWHRMKGDSVLWVPGLDHAGIATQVAVEKNLLATKQVTRHDLGREKFLECVEEWKRDKGDKIKKQLKNLGATLDWSHEYFTMSKEHNKAVNEAFVTLHQRNLVYRHKDLVNWSPTLRSTISDIEVESIKVDKKTDLKVPGYSKNVTFGEIVDVAFKIKDCEDEIAVSTTRVESMFGDVAIAVHPEDPRYSGYIGQQVWHPLRETFIPIIADSSVRQDFGTGAVKITPGHHHQDLEIARRNALEIIEVINEDGTMNERAKNYSGVHRFDVRRKLLDELTDRGIIRGIKDHAMVIPVCSRSGDVIEYMMREQWFVSMRKMAEKAMEAVTSHKLKLNPSRFEEMWLDYLSKTKDWCVSRQLWWGHRIPAYKCLGSQNENWVVASSLAEARYVAKKQFGAIEVQQDDDVLDTWFSAGLLPLSAMGWPDDKYTKYYPLSLMETGHDIMMFWVARMVMLCSELVGKLPYNEVLLHGILCDAQGKKMSKSRGNVILPEYVVDGISLEGLNAKAEESFAAGILSKAELKHTLTVNSKMFGEGIDECGIDALRLTLSSHNIKNEKISFNVSECKTNKHFCNKIWQACKYVLLVTDDSVIEKPGNLTTVDKWVLSRLAFMVDTVNKSFEERNFYKAIKAFRQFFYYEFCDFFIEATKPGLQTSNEDIFRSHRYSLIRCLEVSLRTISPVMPYLCEELYSRLAKKLPAFTQTPSIMKLKYPTFEEDDRDCKLEERFSQVLQIILAVRNIYTYVNKSSILEVHIVTDKDNLELFEDNINVIIATTRISDTKILPENTYVVEENSICSNESGFKLYYLLKDKQIAGQMTDKVENKKIKLEQNIEKLSKSLSQEKYKTEESRTKIENQIKHLQYELEKIPRFV, encoded by the exons atgaattttaataaattaaatgaccTAAAACGCtgctttattttatacagAACTTATTGTAATAAACTTAACGAAGCACGTATTGCcg ATTTTCCAAATACTTATGAAACTAAAGGTAGAGAAGAATATTGGAATGAAATATGGttgaagaataattatttcaaccCTAAAAACGACAATTATCAGATAAAAATGTTGTTACCACCGCCAAATGTCACAGGAGTATTGCACCTAGGACATGCACTGACAATTACTGTTGAAGATATTTTAGCGAGatg GCACAGAATGAAGGGAGATTCTGTACTCTGGGTTCCTGGTCTAGATCATGCTGGAATAGCTACGCAGGTAgcagtagaaaaaaatttattggccACTAAGCAGGTAACAAGACATGATTTGggtagagaaaaatttttggagtgCGTTGAAGAATGGAAACGAGATAAAggagataaaattaaaaagcagCTGAAGAATTTGGGAGCTACTTTGGACTGGTCGCATGAATATTTCACAATGAGtaag gaACATAACAAAGCAGTAAATGAAGCATTTGTTACCTTGCACCAGCGTAATTTGGTGTACCGACATAAGGATTTAGTAAACTGGTCTCCTACGTTGAGAAGCACGATTTCTGACATAGAAGTCGAGTCAATAAAAGTGgataaaaaaactgatttaAAAGTTCCTGGTTACAGCAAAAATGTGACATTTGGAGAGATAGTGGACGttgcttttaaaataaaagactGTGAAGATGAGATTGCTGTCTCGACAACGAGAGTTGAGTCGATGTTTGGAGACGTTGCTATTGCCGTACATCCAGAAGACCCTCGGTACTCTGGATATATCGGTCAACAAGTCTGGCATCCGCTTCGCGAGACTTTTATTCCTATTATAGCGGACTCTAGTGTTAGGCAAGACTTTGGTACAGGCGCTGTAAAAATAACTCCGGGTCACCATCACCAGGATCTTGAAATCGCACGTAGGAACGCTCTGGAAATAATAGAAGTAATAAACGAAGATGGTACTATGAATGAGCGAGCGAAAAATTATTCAGGAGTCCACAGGTTCGACGTTAGAAGGAAACTCCTTGATGAATTAACTGACAGAGGAATAATCAGAGGTATCAAGGATCATGCGATGGTGATTCCTGTTTGTTCTAGGTCTGGAGACGTAATTGAGTATATGATGAGAGAGCAGTGGTTTGTCAGCATGCGAAAAATGGCTGAAAAGGCTATGGAGGCCGTAACTAGTCACAAATTAAAACTAAACCCTTCTAGGTTCGAAGAAATGTGGCTGGATTATTTGAGTAAGACCAAGGACTGGTGTGTGTCGAGACAGTTGTGGTGGGGCCATCGGATTCCCGCTTACAAATGTCTAGGAAGTCAAAATGAAAATTGGGTTGTAGCTTCGAGCCTCGCGGAAGCTCGATATGTGGCTAAAAAACAATTTGGAGCAATTGAAGTTCAGCAAGATGATGATGTGCTGGATACTTGGTTCTCTGCGGGATTGTTACCATTGTCTGCGATGGGCTGGCCAGATGACAAGTACACCAAGTATTATCCTTTGAGTCTTATGGAAACTGGACATGATATTATGATGTTCTGGGTGGCGAGGATGGTGATGCTGTGCTCGGAGTTAGTGGGAAAGCTTCCTTACAATGAAGTACTACTTCATGGGATTTTGTGTGACGCTCAGGgtaaaaaaatgtctaaaagTCGCGGAAATGTTATCTTACCAGAGTACGTTGTCGATGGAATAAGTTTAGAAGGTCTTAATGCGAAAGCTGAAGAAAGTTTTGCAGCAGGAATTCTCAGCAAGGCTGAACTTAAACACACATTGACTGTTAATAGTAAAATGTTTGGTGAGGGAATAGATGAGTGTGGAATCGACGCGCTGAGACTCACTCTCAGTAGtcataatattaaaaacgagAAGATTAGTTTTAATGTCAGTGAGTGTAAGACGAACAAACATTTCTGTAACAAAATATGGCAAGCTTGTAAATATGTTTTGCTTGTTACTGATGATAGTGTTATAGAAAAGCCTGGTAATCTGACAACGGTGGATAAGTGGGTGTTGAGTCGCTTAGCTTTCATGGTAGACACTGTAAATAAATCGTTTGAAGAGCGGAATTTTTATAAAGCCATTAAGGCTttcagacaatttttttactatgaattctgtgatttttttattgaagcaACCAAACCTGGACTGCAGACTTCTAATGAAGACATTTTTCGAAGTCATAGATACAGCTTGATACGGTGCTTAGAAGTTTCTCTGAGAACAATTTCACCGGTAATGCCGTACTTGTGCGAAGAATTGTACTCGAGACTCGCTAAGAAGCTTCCAGCATTCACTCAGACCCCTTcgataatgaaattaaaatatccgACTTTTGAAGAAGATGATAGAGATTGTAAATTAGAAGAAAGGTTTAGTCAGgttttacaaataattctggctgttagaaatatttatacttatgtTAACAAGTCATCTATTCTAGAAG TTCATATTGTGACGGATAAAGataatttagaattatttgAGGATAATATCAATGTTATAATTGCTACGACCCGAATCAGCGACACCAAAATTCTACCAGAAAATACTTATGTCGTCGAAGAAAATAGTATTTGTAGTAATGAATCTGgttttaaattgtattatttattgaag GATAAACAAATTGCTGGACAAATGACAGataaagtagaaaataaaaaaataaaattggaacaaaatatagaaaagcttTCAAAAAGTTTAtctcaagaaaaatataaaactgaAGAAAGCAGGACAAAAATAGAAAATcag aTCAAACATCTTCAATATGAGCTCGAAAAAATTCCGagatttgtataa
- the LOC123267426 gene encoding tRNA:m(4)X modification enzyme TRM13 homolog — protein MSSDHCKFFVERKKRFCRMTVKKGNEYCGEHMEKNVTEKTSKRIPCPLDDSHTCFESKLKQHLKVCNAKRLLDARPDCIVDGINGGDVDLQAPERIPLTLLDQSVVENVIKKVEAAAEKLSEVEELILQHNILDGEVNNSSYGNYLKKHLIQNSSLLAHLNRAGLLRENTCFIEFGAGKGKLTYWLGQLIKNTKDSTVILVDRSSHRHKNDNKLKTEDCSINIVRIRADIADLCLNKIKEVKSNKYTVGIAKHLCGAATDLTLRCLTNSTKDTGVSGLIIAFCCHHRCEYISYVGKKYLQECGFTPEEFPILCSIASWATCGYAKNRQASVTEKELSDEKRRETRESIGRKVKSLLNWGRIKYLESMGFDSKLYYYTYPEISLENMCVVATRKIS, from the exons atgagttCAGATCATTGCAAGTTTTTTGTTGAACGCAAAAAAAGATTTTGTAGAATGACTGTCAAAAAAGGAAATGAATATTGCGGTGAACATATGGAGAAAAATGTCACcgaaaaaacatcaaaaaggATTCCTTGTCCTTTGGATGATTCTCA TACTTGTTTTGAGTCAAAACTGAAGCAGCATTTGAAAGTTTGCAATGCCAAAAGGCTATTGGATGCAAGACCAGATTGTATTGTAGACGGAATAAATGGTGGAGACGTTGACCTACAAGCTCCTGAGAGAATTCCTCTCACGTTACTAGACCAGAGTGTAGTtgaaaatgttattaaaaaagtagAAGCTGCTGCTG AAAAGCTGTCAGAAGtagaagaattaattttgcagCATAATATTCTGGATGGCGAAGTTAATAATTCTTCAtatggaaattatttaaagaagcATCTAATTCAAAACTCGTCTTTGCTAGCGCACTTGAATCGAGCTGGATTATTAAGAGAGAATACTTGCTTCATTGAATTTGGAGCAGGAAaag gaAAATTAACTTACTGGCTAggtcaattaattaaaaacactaAAGACTCGACAGTAATCTTGGTAGATCGTTCGAGTCATCGGcataaaaatgataacaaattaaaaactgAAGATTGCTCGATAAATATTGTGAGAATACGAGCAGACATTGCTGATCTTTGtttaaataagataaaagaagtgaaaagtaataaatacacTGTAGGAATAGCGAAGCATTTATGTGGTGCTGCGACTg atCTGACACTAAGGTGCTTAACAAATTCGACAAAAGATACTGGAGTGAGTGGATTGATAATTGCATTTTGTTGTCATCATCGCTGTGAATACATTTCTTATGTAGGGAAGAAATATTTACAAGAGTGTGGATTTACTCCTGAAGAATTTCCAATTTTATGCAGCATAGCCAGCTGGGCAACTTGCGGCTACGCCAAAAATCGTCAAGCGAGTGTTACTGAGAAAGAATTGag cGACGAAAAGAGACGAGAGACACGTGAATCGATAGGTCGAAAGGTCAAATCACTGCTGAATTGGGGTCGGATTAAATATCTGGAATCAATGGGCTTTGAtagtaaattatattattacacTTATCCAGAAATATCTTTGGAAAACATGTGTGTTGTTGCGACTcgtaaaatttcataa
- the LOC123267413 gene encoding uncharacterized protein LOC123267413 isoform X1, whose amino-acid sequence MSVEEQNKKKKLRSDEIFSKINQFVTLQKDETANYNKIFTKVTDKIISILKQEDEVFRKYYQRPMYTGSFYKLTKVGKPEEFDLNLIFAIPDLDNAEIKKGRPGFAKIRFDKKKLSPVWVENKVLNKWLDSEYYLDNDKIRRWFEGVVEKSMSAFKNGNNKIILPIDSGSNYEVIILKPRSFNQRNNNWRHNNWRDNNHVHMKNKKNFFPIVKVRKSGPAFTLCVTYESMKFSVDLVPVLEFSRAPPLPGIQQSKYSWNLVPKPLKDGENPHQNWRYSFYSHEQDMLKKFGKVKPVIRHIKKLRDTQNWSILVSYHIETIFFHALSENKIDDNTPQTVLLVFMLKELSKAFKSRKLNYFWDKTFNLFGELTEEKIISVQKRLDKIIKEIEAEPSTMTQYFLIKEEQDKINVDSTACLSRPLPLSSDSKSKLQNKSAIKNEVKTLNNKIPLLEASFKNLFIQRDIDQTDASTTYNTEIKALLSSLINEMKQLKSNVRKIEIKIDQVNENIKKINSRSTFFDME is encoded by the exons ATGAGTGTAGAagagcaaaataaaaaaaaaaagctgagAAGTGATGAGATAttcagtaaaataaatcaatttgttactttacaaaaagatgAAACTGCCAACTATAATAAGATTTTTACAAAG gtgacggataaaattatttctattttgaAACAAGAGGATGAagtatttagaaaatattatcaaaGACCGATGTACACCGGGTCTTTTTACAAGCTAACAAAAGTTGGAAAACCGGaagaatttgatttaaatttaatttttgctatTCCTGATCTTGATAATGCTGAAATAAaa AAAGGGAGGCCCGGCTTTGCTAAAATtagatttgataaaaaaaaactttcccCTGTTTGGGTCGAaaacaa agtattaaataaatggcTTGACAGCGAATATTATTTGGACAATGACAAAATACGACGTTGGTTCGAAGGAGTCGTTGAAAAGAGTATGAGTGCTTTCAAGAACGggaataataaaatcattctTCCTATAGACTCTGGAAGTAACTATGaagtaataattttgaaaccaCGAAGTTTTAACCAGAGAAATAATAACTGGCGACATAATAACTGGCGAGATAATAACCACGTTCAtatgaagaataaaaaaaatttttttcccata GTAAAGGTAAGAAAAAGCGGACCAGCGTTTACTTTGTGTGTGACTTATGAATCTATGAAGTTTTCTGTTGACTTGGTTCCGGTGTTAGAGTTCTCTCGAGCACCACCTCTACCAGGAATTCAACAGTCGAAATATTCTTGGAATCTTGTTCCTAAACCGTTGAAGGACGGTGAAAATCCACATCAAAATTGGCGGTACAGTTTTTATTCTCATGAGCAGGACATGTTAAAGAAATTCGGTAAAGTTAAACCAGTAATTCGCCATATTAAA aaattaagAGACACCCAAAATTGGAGTATTCTTGTGAGCTATCATAtagaaactatttttttccacGCATTGAGCGAAAACAAAATTGATGATAATACTCCACAGACAGTGTTACTTGTTTtc ATGTTGAAGGAATTGAGTAAAGCTTTTAAAAGTAGgaagttaaattatttctgGGATAAAACTTTTAATCTATTCGGTGAATTGACTGAagagaaaataattagtgtACAAAAAcgtttagataaaataattaaagaaatagaaGCTGAACCATCGACTATGACCCAGTACTTCT tAATTAAAGAGGAGCAGGATAAAATAAA tgtaGATTCTACTGCATGTTTATCGCGTCCGCTTCCTTTGTCTAGCGATTCTAAATCAAAACTACAGAATAAAAGTGCCATCAAAAATGAAgtcaaaactttaaataacAAGATTCCGTTATTAGAAgcttcatttaaaaatttatttatacagaGAGACATTGATCAAACTGATGCTTCTACTACGTATAATACAGAGATAAAAGCATTATTATCTTCTCTTATTAATGAaatgaaacaattaaaaagtaaCGTTAGAAAAATTGAGATTAAAATAGACCAAGTTAAtgagaatattaaaaaaattaattcacgATCAACATTTTTTGACATGGAATAA
- the LOC123267413 gene encoding cyclic GMP-AMP synthase isoform X2 — protein sequence MSVEEQNKKKKLRSDEIFSKINQFVTLQKDETANYNKIFTKVTDKIISILKQEDEVFRKYYQRPMYTGSFYKLTKVGKPEEFDLNLIFAIPDLDNAEIKKGRPGFAKIRFDKKKLSPVWVENKVLNKWLDSEYYLDNDKIRRWFEGVVEKSMSAFKNGNNKIILPIDSGSNYEVKVRKSGPAFTLCVTYESMKFSVDLVPVLEFSRAPPLPGIQQSKYSWNLVPKPLKDGENPHQNWRYSFYSHEQDMLKKFGKVKPVIRHIKKLRDTQNWSILVSYHIETIFFHALSENKIDDNTPQTVLLVFMLKELSKAFKSRKLNYFWDKTFNLFGELTEEKIISVQKRLDKIIKEIEAEPSTMTQYFLIKEEQDKINGEMANDSTACLSRPLPLSSDSKSKLQNKSAIKNEVKTLNNKIPLLEASFKNLFIQRDIDQTDASTTYNTEIKALLSSLINEMKQLKSNVRKIEIKIDQVNENIKKINSRSTFFDME from the exons ATGAGTGTAGAagagcaaaataaaaaaaaaaagctgagAAGTGATGAGATAttcagtaaaataaatcaatttgttactttacaaaaagatgAAACTGCCAACTATAATAAGATTTTTACAAAG gtgacggataaaattatttctattttgaAACAAGAGGATGAagtatttagaaaatattatcaaaGACCGATGTACACCGGGTCTTTTTACAAGCTAACAAAAGTTGGAAAACCGGaagaatttgatttaaatttaatttttgctatTCCTGATCTTGATAATGCTGAAATAAaa AAAGGGAGGCCCGGCTTTGCTAAAATtagatttgataaaaaaaaactttcccCTGTTTGGGTCGAaaacaa agtattaaataaatggcTTGACAGCGAATATTATTTGGACAATGACAAAATACGACGTTGGTTCGAAGGAGTCGTTGAAAAGAGTATGAGTGCTTTCAAGAACGggaataataaaatcattctTCCTATAGACTCTGGAAGTAACTATGaa GTAAAGGTAAGAAAAAGCGGACCAGCGTTTACTTTGTGTGTGACTTATGAATCTATGAAGTTTTCTGTTGACTTGGTTCCGGTGTTAGAGTTCTCTCGAGCACCACCTCTACCAGGAATTCAACAGTCGAAATATTCTTGGAATCTTGTTCCTAAACCGTTGAAGGACGGTGAAAATCCACATCAAAATTGGCGGTACAGTTTTTATTCTCATGAGCAGGACATGTTAAAGAAATTCGGTAAAGTTAAACCAGTAATTCGCCATATTAAA aaattaagAGACACCCAAAATTGGAGTATTCTTGTGAGCTATCATAtagaaactatttttttccacGCATTGAGCGAAAACAAAATTGATGATAATACTCCACAGACAGTGTTACTTGTTTtc ATGTTGAAGGAATTGAGTAAAGCTTTTAAAAGTAGgaagttaaattatttctgGGATAAAACTTTTAATCTATTCGGTGAATTGACTGAagagaaaataattagtgtACAAAAAcgtttagataaaataattaaagaaatagaaGCTGAACCATCGACTATGACCCAGTACTTCT tAATTAAAGAGGAGCAGGATAAAATAAATGGTGAAATGGCTAatg ATTCTACTGCATGTTTATCGCGTCCGCTTCCTTTGTCTAGCGATTCTAAATCAAAACTACAGAATAAAAGTGCCATCAAAAATGAAgtcaaaactttaaataacAAGATTCCGTTATTAGAAgcttcatttaaaaatttatttatacagaGAGACATTGATCAAACTGATGCTTCTACTACGTATAATACAGAGATAAAAGCATTATTATCTTCTCTTATTAATGAaatgaaacaattaaaaagtaaCGTTAGAAAAATTGAGATTAAAATAGACCAAGTTAAtgagaatattaaaaaaattaattcacgATCAACATTTTTTGACATGGAATAA